One Papaver somniferum cultivar HN1 chromosome 10, ASM357369v1, whole genome shotgun sequence genomic window carries:
- the LOC113316989 gene encoding transcription initiation factor IIA subunit 1-like: MSNPTVSTVYVHVVDAVVSKLREEFITEGVDDSVLNDLQALWELKMMQCGVIQGQTDRAPRGPGVPTPVHDLNVPYEATEEYETPTADMLFPPTPLVETPVQTPLPGEPGSYHYYPSGQSECVTTPNTGTVVAGKPTSYVQEQSPASNQRPLGVDVNVAYEEVREEGGISQAPPPIKDFFMPPGKRSKVDCPSPGYIPQQDGSADVSSDCLLQEKVPATENSLKKVHGSSKHQERQNADVAIASLIKRRQGALTIPQHDGFDDVYDNGVRVEDYNTPSSYDPVNTPDVGTPKLGKPEGEEDEEPPLNEDDDDELDDLDQEDEEPSISHLVLAQFEKVSRTKSKWKCILKDGIVHLNDRDILFTKANGEFDF, from the exons ATGTCGAATCCAACTGTTTCCACGGTTTATGTTCATGTAGTTGATGCTGTTGTTAGTAAGTTGAGAGAAGAGTTTATTACTGAAGGGGTTGATGATTCTGTTCTCAATGACCTTCAAGCG CTATGGGAGTTAAAAATGATGCAATGTGGGGTTATACAAGGTCAAACTGATAGAGCTCCTAGAGGACCCGGTGTTCCAACCCCTGTACATGATCTGAATGTACCGTATGAAGCCACTGAAGAATATGAAACTCCAACTGCGGACATGCTCTTTCCACCG ACACCTTTAGTAGAGACTCCGGTTCAGACTCCTTTGCCTGGTGAGCCCGGATCATATCATTACTACCCTTCAGGTCAAAGTGAATGTGTCACAACTCCTAATACAGGAACCGTTGTAGCTGGAAAGCCTACTTCCTACGTG CAAGAACAATCTCCAGCGTCAAATCAGAGGCCTCTTGGTGTTGACGTCAATGTTG CATATGAGGAAGTCAGGGAGGAGGGAGGAATATCTCAGGCACCACCTCCCATCAAG GATTTCTTCATGCCTCCAGGGAAAAGGTCAAAGGTTGATTGTCCTTCACCTGGATATATTCCTCAGCAAGATGGGTCAGCAGATGTTTCTTCAGATTGTTTGCTTCAAGAAAAG GTTCCTGCTACAGAGAATTCACTGAAAAAAGTTCATGGCAGCTCAAAACATCAAGAGAGACAAAATGCTGATGTTGCAATTGCTTCGTTAATTAAGAGGAGGCAAGGTGCTTTAACCATTCCCCAGCATGACGGCTTTGATGATGTTTACGACAAT GGTGTACGTGTTGAAGACTACAATACGCCATCAAGTTATG ATCCTGTTAACACACCAGATGTGGGAACCCCTAAGCTAGGAAAACCAGAAGGAGAAGAGGATGAGGAGCCACCTttgaatgaagatgatgatgacgagttGGATGATCTGGACCAGGAAGATGAAGAGCCTAGCATAAGTCATTTGGTATTGGCTCAGTTTGAAAAG GTAAGTAGAACCAAGAGCAAATGGAAATGTATTCTCAAGGATGGCATAGTGCATTTGAACGACAGAGATATCTTGTTTACAAAG